A part of Anaerotignum faecicola genomic DNA contains:
- a CDS encoding sugar ABC transporter substrate-binding protein, giving the protein MKKYLAAFMALAMAATALTGCGGGDSAGGDDSNKTYKVAYIARAQSDSFAAWLANEMVAAADKYDDIELKVFDGQADDAKENAAIENAIANGYDAIIVQPNNGEAQRPYVEKIVQAGLVAITTNSRIEGIEGASSVDADPYNQAQVNAELALTQVPENAKVVVLKGPSGNFHADQRRIAWQEVFFDQRPDVQIVGEDFANWNKDEAMALMEDWTTAHGKIDAVISMNDNMAAGALEVVKGNPTYKDMLVYGVDGTAEACLLIQDGSMTSTCLQSAIDLAALNLDTVHKLLTGEETQIDTDIEEVLITADNVDEYVEMYKKNGQITE; this is encoded by the coding sequence ATGAAAAAGTATTTAGCAGCATTTATGGCACTGGCTATGGCGGCAACCGCTCTGACAGGCTGCGGCGGCGGTGATTCCGCAGGCGGCGATGACAGCAATAAAACCTACAAGGTAGCGTATATTGCAAGAGCGCAGTCTGACTCCTTCGCAGCATGGCTGGCAAACGAAATGGTAGCAGCAGCAGATAAGTATGATGACATCGAGCTGAAGGTATTCGATGGTCAGGCTGACGATGCAAAGGAAAACGCTGCAATCGAAAACGCAATCGCAAACGGCTACGATGCAATCATCGTGCAGCCCAACAACGGCGAAGCACAGAGACCCTACGTTGAAAAAATCGTACAGGCAGGTCTGGTTGCAATCACAACCAACTCCAGAATTGAAGGCATTGAAGGTGCATCCTCTGTCGATGCCGATCCTTACAATCAGGCACAGGTTAACGCTGAGCTGGCACTGACACAGGTTCCCGAAAATGCGAAGGTTGTTGTTCTGAAGGGGCCCTCCGGCAACTTCCACGCTGACCAGAGACGTATCGCATGGCAGGAAGTATTCTTTGACCAGAGACCTGACGTTCAGATTGTAGGCGAAGACTTCGCAAACTGGAACAAGGACGAAGCTATGGCTCTGATGGAAGACTGGACAACAGCACACGGCAAGATTGATGCAGTTATCTCTATGAACGATAACATGGCAGCAGGTGCGCTGGAGGTTGTAAAGGGCAACCCCACTTACAAAGATATGCTGGTATATGGCGTTGACGGTACAGCAGAGGCTTGCCTGCTGATTCAGGATGGTTCCATGACATCTACATGCCTGCAGTCCGCAATCGACCTGGCTGCTCTGAACCTTGACACAGTACACAAGCTGCTGACAGGCGAAGAAACACAGATCGACACAGATATCGAAGAAGTTCTGATTACTGCTGACAACGTAGACGAATACGTTGAAATGTACAAAAAGAACGGTCAGATTACAGAATAA
- a CDS encoding ABC transporter permease, protein MKNNKSKELMQKFSIFFVLLVLIIVSSVMNPNFLSHRNITNIAVQLAVATILAYGEMVLIVSGLLDLSSGAVLALSGVLSVSAYKATGSMAVAFAVSIGVAVIFNMINALFVANFALPAFIVTLATQMAARGLALLYTSGQNILQIGKYAVVGQGKIGPVPIPVIFTVLATIIISYIMNQTRLGRSFYAIGGNEEASIASGINVVKSKYMAFLINGVLVGIAGVLFMARVNAGLPNGAVGYEMEGLTAAIVGGTSFSGGVGTTSGSLIGSFIIGCLNNIMNLQGVDSYIQQVVKGIIIVAAVLYDINFKNKKSPKVILQKKDEKKEPAAKA, encoded by the coding sequence GTGAAAAATAATAAATCAAAAGAGTTAATGCAGAAATTTTCTATTTTCTTTGTTCTGCTGGTATTGATTATCGTATCTTCTGTGATGAACCCCAATTTCTTGAGCCACAGAAATATTACCAATATTGCAGTGCAGCTGGCGGTAGCGACCATTCTGGCGTATGGTGAAATGGTACTGATTGTATCCGGTCTGCTGGACTTGTCCTCGGGTGCGGTGCTTGCACTGTCGGGTGTGCTTTCCGTCAGTGCGTATAAGGCGACCGGCTCTATGGCAGTGGCGTTTGCCGTTTCCATCGGTGTTGCGGTTATCTTCAACATGATTAACGCATTGTTTGTTGCAAACTTCGCATTGCCTGCGTTCATCGTAACACTGGCAACCCAGATGGCGGCGAGAGGTCTGGCACTGCTGTATACCTCCGGGCAGAATATTTTGCAGATTGGGAAATACGCTGTAGTCGGGCAGGGGAAAATCGGTCCTGTTCCCATTCCCGTTATCTTTACTGTTTTGGCGACGATTATTATTTCGTATATTATGAACCAGACACGATTGGGACGTTCCTTCTATGCCATCGGCGGCAATGAGGAGGCCTCTATCGCATCCGGTATCAATGTTGTAAAATCCAAATACATGGCATTCCTGATTAACGGTGTTCTGGTCGGGATTGCCGGCGTGCTGTTCATGGCGCGTGTAAACGCAGGTCTGCCGAATGGTGCGGTAGGCTACGAAATGGAAGGTCTGACGGCTGCCATTGTCGGCGGTACAAGCTTCTCCGGCGGTGTTGGTACAACCTCCGGCTCCTTAATCGGTTCCTTCATCATCGGCTGCCTGAACAACATCATGAACCTGCAGGGCGTAGACTCTTACATTCAGCAGGTAGTAAAGGGTATCATCATCGTGGCAGCTGTTCTGTATGATATCAACTTCAAGAATAAAAAATCGCCCAAGGTTATCCTGCAGAAGAAGGACGAAAAGAAGGAGCCTGCGGCAAAGGCATAA
- a CDS encoding copper amine oxidase N-terminal domain-containing protein — protein MTVKKVAIIAAAGAVLLAGALTLSMTLITRNKIEVTATETSAQNETEQEEGGVKTLENMENMPLYFEDTEKLLLPLRNTMEALGGTVKWDTETKQTAISYRGRTLRVRSGERDAVLNGYAVTLPDEPNMINGCLYVDEEVISAYYTGEVRFNHETKQVTLEMKDGTEPVVAVKELTADEENGGYSVDVPVIVGLNDANYEKSLNDSLMQQMQEYIAAFIAEENTADSLLQVQVTTGFCTKDFLSILWEGTRDGMPVRFAKNFDLLGQRAVTLADMLTQTSLEAAQAQAGEDWTAEQFYLTADGELILIGRNAEGGQTIEPLTAEQSIWRKKYKGIFTK, from the coding sequence ATGACAGTAAAAAAGGTTGCAATCATTGCGGCGGCAGGTGCGGTGCTTCTGGCAGGTGCGCTGACGCTTTCCATGACGCTGATTACGCGGAATAAAATAGAGGTGACGGCAACGGAAACCTCGGCACAAAATGAAACGGAGCAGGAAGAAGGCGGCGTAAAAACGTTGGAAAATATGGAGAATATGCCGCTTTATTTTGAGGATACAGAAAAGCTTTTGCTGCCCCTGCGCAATACCATGGAAGCGCTGGGTGGAACGGTAAAATGGGATACGGAAACGAAGCAAACGGCGATTTCCTACCGCGGCAGAACGCTGCGCGTGCGTTCCGGGGAACGGGATGCCGTTCTGAATGGGTATGCGGTCACTCTGCCGGATGAACCGAATATGATTAACGGCTGCCTGTATGTGGACGAGGAGGTTATTTCGGCGTACTATACAGGGGAGGTTCGCTTTAACCACGAAACCAAGCAGGTGACGTTGGAAATGAAGGACGGGACGGAGCCTGTAGTGGCAGTGAAGGAGCTGACGGCGGACGAGGAAAACGGCGGATATTCTGTGGATGTGCCTGTCATTGTGGGGCTGAATGATGCGAATTACGAAAAAAGCCTGAATGATTCCCTGATGCAGCAGATGCAGGAGTACATCGCAGCATTTATAGCGGAGGAAAATACGGCGGACAGCCTTTTGCAGGTGCAGGTGACAACAGGCTTCTGCACGAAGGATTTTCTTTCGATTCTCTGGGAAGGGACGAGAGACGGCATGCCTGTACGCTTTGCAAAAAACTTTGATCTTTTGGGGCAGAGAGCCGTAACGCTTGCGGATATGCTGACGCAGACCTCTTTGGAGGCGGCACAGGCGCAGGCAGGCGAGGATTGGACGGCGGAGCAGTTCTATCTGACGGCGGATGGCGAGTTGATTTTGATTGGACGCAATGCGGAGGGCGGACAGACGATAGAGCCGCTGACGGCGGAGCAGAGTATCTGGCGGAAAAAGTATAAGGGCATATTTACAAAATAA
- a CDS encoding NAD(P)-dependent alcohol dehydrogenase has translation MKNRAAYMVGLNKMEIRETPVPEPKAGEVLVKIEYVGICGSDVHYFKDGRCGDFVVDGELMLGHEAGGVVEKLGEGVTDLKVGDKVALEPGITCGHCEFCKSGRYNLCPDVVFLATPPVQGCNEDYITFPADMCFKLPEGMSTKEGALIEPFAVGLHAAHQGKVGMGDQCIILGSGCIGLMTLLACKACGATDITVVDMAQKRLDYAMKLGATRVINAKEKDVLKEVEAFTNGVGIEKVFETAGSPVTIAQTPYLVKKGGTITLVGMAADPEVKFNFGQIMAKEARIESVFRYRNLYAKAISAVANGIDIGMVATHEFDFEHIQEAYEAAINDKENVVKAVIKL, from the coding sequence ATGAAAAACAGAGCAGCTTATATGGTTGGATTGAACAAAATGGAAATCAGAGAAACCCCAGTTCCCGAACCCAAGGCGGGCGAGGTTCTGGTGAAGATTGAATATGTTGGGATTTGTGGTTCCGATGTGCATTATTTCAAGGACGGCAGATGCGGCGACTTCGTGGTTGACGGCGAACTGATGCTGGGTCATGAAGCAGGCGGCGTTGTAGAAAAACTGGGCGAAGGCGTAACAGACCTGAAGGTGGGCGACAAGGTTGCATTAGAACCCGGTATCACCTGCGGTCACTGCGAATTCTGTAAATCCGGCAGATATAACCTGTGCCCCGATGTTGTTTTCCTTGCAACTCCTCCTGTGCAGGGCTGCAATGAGGACTATATCACATTCCCTGCGGATATGTGCTTCAAGCTGCCCGAAGGGATGTCCACAAAGGAAGGCGCACTGATTGAGCCTTTTGCTGTTGGTCTGCATGCGGCACACCAGGGCAAGGTTGGCATGGGCGACCAGTGCATTATCCTTGGCTCCGGCTGTATCGGTCTGATGACACTGTTGGCTTGCAAGGCTTGCGGTGCAACGGATATCACAGTGGTAGATATGGCGCAGAAGCGTCTGGACTACGCAATGAAGCTGGGCGCAACCAGAGTAATCAATGCGAAGGAAAAGGATGTGCTGAAGGAAGTAGAAGCATTTACAAACGGCGTAGGGATTGAAAAGGTATTTGAAACAGCAGGCTCTCCCGTTACCATCGCACAGACACCTTATCTGGTAAAGAAGGGCGGTACTATCACATTGGTAGGTATGGCGGCTGACCCAGAAGTAAAATTCAACTTTGGTCAGATTATGGCAAAGGAAGCAAGAATCGAATCCGTATTTCGTTACAGAAATCTGTATGCAAAGGCAATTTCCGCAGTTGCAAACGGCATTGACATCGGCATGGTAGCAACCCATGAATTCGATTTTGAACACATTCAGGAGGCATACGAGGCTGCTATCAACGATAAGGAAAACGTGGTAAAGGCTGTTATCAAGCTGTGA
- a CDS encoding sugar ABC transporter ATP-binding protein, with the protein MGDDIKLRVSKIEKSFPGVKALDKIDFTVRKGTVHALCGENGAGKSTLMKIINGIYKPDAGEIFVDEKSVKIKDPIMARSLGIAMIAQELNYVPEMSVEENIFLGRLPVDGMGRVKWREVREKTERLLKEEHLPYKATDKLKTLTTSDIQMLEILKAISNDASIVVMDEPTSSITQKEVELLFKKIALLKAKGCAIVYISHKMDEVFRIADDITVFRDGTVVKSMRAEDTNIDEVIALMVGRRMENVYPKENIEIGEPLLEVKDLKSGQLFEDVTFHVGKGEIVGFAGLVGAGRTEVMRCLFGLDPIDGGTVKVHGKEIKIKRVADATKAGMVMLSEDRRRYGIIPMRSVRENASLAALEKFFYGGHAHRKEEEAMVAKYFDKMSVKTPTQETPIQSLSGGNQQKVLLAKWMMRDPEVLILDEPTRGIDVGAKFEIYKLMTEVAQAGKAVVMVSSELPELIGMCDRIYVMNQGHIAGELKREEFSQEAIMVYATGTHSIIQE; encoded by the coding sequence ATGGGGGATGACATCAAACTTCGGGTTTCAAAAATCGAAAAATCTTTTCCGGGTGTAAAGGCTTTGGATAAAATCGACTTTACAGTCAGAAAAGGGACTGTACATGCGCTGTGCGGTGAAAACGGCGCGGGCAAGTCTACATTGATGAAGATTATCAACGGGATTTATAAGCCGGATGCCGGCGAAATTTTTGTGGATGAGAAATCGGTGAAAATCAAAGATCCCATTATGGCAAGATCTCTCGGAATTGCCATGATTGCGCAGGAGCTGAACTATGTTCCCGAAATGTCCGTAGAGGAAAATATTTTTCTGGGACGCTTGCCTGTGGATGGGATGGGCAGAGTAAAATGGCGCGAGGTGCGCGAAAAAACCGAAAGGCTGCTGAAGGAGGAGCATTTGCCCTATAAGGCAACGGATAAGCTGAAAACGCTGACTACCTCCGATATTCAGATGCTGGAAATCCTGAAGGCAATCTCCAACGATGCGTCTATCGTTGTTATGGACGAGCCTACGTCCTCCATTACGCAGAAGGAGGTTGAGCTGCTGTTTAAGAAGATTGCACTTCTGAAGGCAAAGGGCTGTGCGATTGTTTATATCTCTCATAAGATGGATGAGGTATTCCGCATTGCGGATGATATTACGGTATTCCGTGACGGTACGGTTGTAAAGAGTATGCGTGCGGAGGATACAAACATTGACGAGGTTATCGCGCTGATGGTAGGCCGTCGTATGGAAAACGTATATCCCAAGGAGAATATTGAGATTGGGGAGCCTTTGCTTGAGGTAAAAGACCTCAAGAGCGGTCAGCTGTTTGAGGATGTAACCTTCCATGTAGGCAAGGGCGAAATCGTTGGCTTTGCAGGGCTGGTCGGCGCAGGGCGTACGGAAGTGATGCGCTGTCTGTTTGGGCTTGACCCCATTGACGGCGGTACGGTAAAGGTACACGGCAAGGAAATCAAAATCAAACGGGTAGCCGATGCAACAAAGGCAGGCATGGTCATGCTTTCGGAGGATCGCCGCCGTTACGGCATTATCCCCATGAGAAGTGTGCGCGAAAATGCGAGCCTTGCAGCCTTGGAAAAATTCTTCTATGGCGGGCATGCCCATAGAAAAGAAGAAGAAGCGATGGTTGCAAAATATTTTGATAAAATGAGCGTAAAAACACCGACACAGGAAACACCGATTCAGTCTCTTTCCGGCGGGAACCAGCAGAAGGTGCTGCTGGCAAAATGGATGATGCGTGACCCTGAGGTGCTGATTCTGGACGAGCCCACAAGAGGGATTGACGTTGGCGCGAAATTTGAAATTTATAAACTGATGACAGAAGTGGCACAGGCGGGTAAAGCAGTTGTAATGGTTTCCTCTGAGCTGCCCGAATTGATTGGTATGTGTGACAGAATTTATGTGATGAACCAGGGCCATATTGCAGGCGAGCTGAAGCGGGAGGAATTCTCTCAGGAGGCTATCATGGTTTATGCGACAGGGACACATAGCATTATTCAGGAATAA
- the xylB gene encoding xylulokinase: MEYLLGIDIGTSGTKTVLFDRDANPITAKTFEYPLYQEQNGWAEQEPEDWWNAVVQGVQAVLQASGVDVADIKGIGLSGQMHGLVMLDENGEVLRRSIIWCDQRTGEEVEDMNRMLGAEKIIQITANPAVTGFTAAKILWVKKHEPELYAKCAHILLPKDYIRYKLTGEYATEVSDASGMQLMDVAKRTWSDEILEGLGIEKRLLGKMYESQDVTGEVHQEAAALTGLAAGTIVVGGAGDNPAAAIGTGIVSQGKAFTTIGTSAVVYAVSDRMALDPKGRVHTLCASVPGKWTVMSCTQAAGLSLQWLRNHVCTPEMAEAAEKGVDPYEIMTAEAARVPIGSEKLIYLPYLMGERSPHPDPDCRGVFFGLSAMHERPHLIRSVMEGISFSQWECVEVFREMGVPIEDMMICGGGGRSPFWRQMLADMYGCSVSTVQSDQGGALGAAILAGVGAGIYSDLETACDALVRKKDSSEPNMAANGAYAKYFTLYKELYRTLFQSFKDLKNI, from the coding sequence ATGGAATATTTACTGGGGATTGATATTGGTACCTCCGGCACGAAAACGGTTCTGTTTGACAGGGATGCCAACCCAATCACAGCAAAAACATTTGAATATCCCTTATATCAGGAGCAGAACGGCTGGGCAGAGCAGGAGCCTGAGGACTGGTGGAACGCAGTAGTGCAGGGTGTGCAGGCGGTGCTGCAAGCCTCCGGCGTGGATGTGGCAGATATCAAGGGCATTGGGCTTTCCGGACAGATGCACGGACTGGTTATGCTGGATGAAAACGGCGAGGTGCTGCGCCGCTCGATTATCTGGTGCGACCAGAGAACGGGCGAAGAGGTCGAGGATATGAACCGTATGCTGGGTGCGGAAAAAATCATTCAGATTACGGCGAACCCTGCGGTAACCGGCTTTACGGCGGCAAAAATCCTCTGGGTGAAAAAGCATGAGCCGGAGTTGTACGCAAAATGCGCGCATATCCTTCTGCCGAAGGACTATATTCGGTATAAGCTGACGGGCGAATATGCCACGGAGGTTTCCGATGCCTCCGGCATGCAGCTGATGGACGTTGCAAAGCGGACATGGTCGGATGAAATTCTGGAGGGACTTGGCATTGAAAAAAGACTGCTTGGCAAGATGTATGAATCGCAGGATGTAACCGGCGAGGTGCATCAGGAGGCGGCGGCGCTGACAGGACTTGCGGCAGGCACGATTGTGGTTGGCGGTGCGGGGGACAACCCTGCGGCAGCGATTGGGACAGGCATTGTTTCTCAAGGGAAGGCATTCACCACGATTGGTACCTCTGCGGTGGTTTATGCGGTTTCCGACCGAATGGCACTTGATCCCAAGGGCAGAGTGCATACGCTTTGTGCCTCTGTACCCGGCAAATGGACGGTAATGAGTTGCACACAAGCGGCAGGGCTTTCTCTGCAATGGCTGCGCAATCACGTTTGCACGCCGGAAATGGCAGAGGCTGCGGAAAAGGGCGTAGACCCTTATGAAATCATGACGGCAGAGGCTGCAAGGGTGCCTATCGGTTCTGAAAAGCTGATTTACCTGCCTTACCTGATGGGGGAACGCTCTCCGCATCCCGATCCGGATTGCAGAGGGGTGTTCTTTGGACTTTCTGCCATGCACGAAAGACCGCATTTGATTCGCTCTGTGATGGAGGGGATTTCCTTCTCCCAGTGGGAATGTGTTGAGGTGTTCCGTGAGATGGGCGTACCCATTGAGGATATGATGATCTGCGGCGGCGGCGGCAGAAGCCCCTTCTGGAGACAAATGCTGGCAGATATGTATGGCTGTTCGGTAAGCACGGTGCAGTCTGACCAGGGCGGCGCATTGGGTGCGGCGATTTTGGCAGGCGTTGGCGCAGGCATTTATTCCGATTTGGAGACGGCCTGTGATGCGCTGGTGCGGAAAAAAGATAGTTCCGAGCCGAATATGGCGGCGAATGGTGCGTATGCGAAATACTTCACGCTGTATAAGGAGCTTTACAGAACCCTGTTCCAAAGCTTTAAGGATTTGAAAAATATTTAA
- a CDS encoding L,D-transpeptidase produces MKKRSLGILVFCLLLFGLCGTAFAAEKTKSPYYITVNLTANVVTVYEKDAAGNYTVPIKAFRCSGGTDTPEGTFRTSAKYEWRALYGNVWGQYATRITGPYLFHSVPYFEKDKTTLEYDEFNKLGTTASAGCIRLTVRDVKWIYDNCPIGTTVRMYRGDVKEPLQPAAVPKVNRNDTVRRGWDPTDPAAANPWRKGTMQEMQLQTAEADDRIEFYYEKGAYYISAPNAKQLFAFLDKEIDLSADGNKVKYDAVRVSYDGETKEIEGRAKGDAAYYKLRDLTNLIGAEMHWDKDTKHITIRLDEKEILLGKDLPERVPEIKDEATFPEKLAAFFMMQK; encoded by the coding sequence ATGAAGAAACGAAGCTTGGGCATATTGGTATTCTGTTTGCTGCTGTTTGGCTTATGCGGCACAGCATTTGCGGCAGAAAAAACGAAAAGTCCCTATTACATAACGGTGAACCTGACGGCGAATGTGGTGACGGTGTATGAAAAGGATGCGGCGGGAAATTATACCGTTCCCATTAAGGCGTTTCGATGCAGCGGCGGCACGGATACCCCCGAAGGGACATTCCGGACGAGTGCGAAATACGAATGGCGCGCATTATACGGGAATGTGTGGGGGCAGTATGCCACACGCATTACGGGGCCGTATCTCTTTCATTCTGTACCTTATTTTGAAAAGGACAAAACCACATTGGAATATGATGAATTCAACAAATTGGGGACAACTGCATCCGCAGGGTGCATCCGCCTGACAGTGCGGGATGTAAAATGGATTTATGATAACTGTCCGATTGGCACAACCGTGAGAATGTATCGTGGGGATGTGAAGGAGCCCTTGCAGCCCGCCGCTGTGCCGAAGGTCAACAGAAACGATACGGTGCGCCGCGGCTGGGACCCGACAGACCCTGCTGCCGCAAACCCATGGAGAAAGGGAACAATGCAGGAGATGCAGCTGCAGACGGCAGAGGCGGATGACAGAATTGAGTTCTATTATGAAAAGGGTGCGTATTACATTTCTGCGCCAAATGCAAAGCAGCTGTTCGCTTTTCTGGATAAGGAAATAGACCTTTCTGCGGATGGCAATAAGGTGAAATACGATGCCGTGAGGGTTTCCTATGACGGAGAGACAAAGGAGATAGAGGGGCGAGCGAAGGGGGATGCGGCGTATTATAAGCTGCGCGACTTAACAAATCTGATTGGTGCGGAAATGCACTGGGATAAGGATACGAAGCATATCACTATCCGTCTGGACGAAAAGGAAATTCTTCTGGGGAAGGATTTGCCTGAAAGAGTGCCGGAGATCAAGGATGAGGCAACATTTCCTGAAAAGCTGGCGGCATTTTTTATGATGCAGAAATAA